A single Dermacentor albipictus isolate Rhodes 1998 colony chromosome 3, USDA_Dalb.pri_finalv2, whole genome shotgun sequence DNA region contains:
- the LOC135908492 gene encoding zinc finger protein 84-like, producing the protein MPFHCYLCPQSFSRTSALKDHLHTHTGERPFQCPSCPQSFSRKSALNEHLHTHTGERPFQCPSCPRSFSRKSGLNQHLLTHTGERPFPCPSCPQSFSQKIHLNQHLRTHTGERPFQCPSCPISFSRKDTLNQHLHTHTGERPFQCPACPQSFSQKSNLRSHLRTHTGERPFHCPVCLQSFSHENSLNQHLRTHTGEKPFHCASCPQSFSQKSSLNQHLRTHTGEKPFHCPSCPRSFSQKSDLNRHLRTHTGEKPFQCPLCPHKLSQKSDLNQHLCTHTGEKPFQCPSCPQSFSQKSTLNQHQRTHTGEKPFQCPSCPQRFSYKNVLKVHLRTHTGEKPFQCPLCPQRLSQKCHLNRHLRTHTGEKPFHCPSCPQSFSQKSTLKQHMCTHTGEKPYQCLACPLSFSKKNLLNQHLHTHTGEPISVPCTPSELPTEYSEPTPAYSHRREAISVPFMPSKLLTKDDMEGSPALSLM; encoded by the coding sequence ATGCCATTTCATTGCTAtttatgccctcagagcttctcacgaacGAGTGCTCTCAAGGACCACTTacacacccacacaggtgagaggccatttcagtgcccttcgtgtcctcaaagcttctcacgaaagagtgCTCTGAACGagcacctgcacacccacacaggcgagaggccctTTCAGTGCCCTTCGTGTCCTCgaagcttctcacgaaagagtgGTCTTAACCAGCACCTActcacccacacaggtgagaggccATTTCCGTGCCCTTCGTGCCCCCAAAGCTTTTCACAAAAGATTCATCTGAACCAAcatctgcgcacccacacaggcgagaggccatttcagtgcccttcatgtcctataagcttttcaagaaaggatactctgaaccagcacctgcacacccacacaggcgagaggccatttcaatgccctgcgtgccctcaaagcttctcacaaaagagtAATCTGCGCTCGcatctgcgcacccacacaggcgagaggccatttcactGCCCTGTGTgccttcagagcttctcacaTGAGAATTCTCTGAAccaacacctgcgcacccacacaggagagaagccatttcattgtgcttcatgccctcagagcttctcacaaaagagtagtctgaaccaacacctgcgcacccacacaggcgagaagccatttcactgcccttcatgccctcgaaGCTTCTCACAGAAGAGTGATCTGAACCGACACCTGCgaacccacacaggcgagaagccatttcagtgcccatTATGCCCTCATAAATTATCACAGAAGAGTGATCTGAACCAGCACCTctgcacccacacaggcgagaagccatttcaatgcccttcgtgccctcagagcttctcgcaAAAAAGTACTCTGAACCAACACCaacgcacccacacaggcgagaagccatttcaatgcccttcatgccctcagagatTCTCGTATAAGAATGTTCTGAAGGTACACCTGCGTACCCACACaggagagaagccatttcaatgccctttaTGCCCTCAGAGATTATCACAGAAGTGCCATCTGAACCGGCACCTGcgtacccacacaggcgagaagccatttcactgcccttcgtgccctcagagcttctcgcaAAAGAGTACCCTGAAACAACACATGTGCACTCACACAGGTGAAAAGCCGTATCAATGCCTTGCATGCCCTTTGAGCTTCTCAAAGAAGAATCTTCTGAACCAGCatctgcacacccacacaggagaGCCCATATCAGTGCCTTGCACGCCCTCTGAGCTTCCCACAGAATATTCTGAACCAACACCTGCATACTCACACaggagagaagccatttcagtgccctttatgccctcaaagcttctcacaaaagaCGACATGGAAGGTTCACCTGCACTGTCACTAATGTGA